A window from Theobroma cacao cultivar B97-61/B2 chromosome 3, Criollo_cocoa_genome_V2, whole genome shotgun sequence encodes these proteins:
- the LOC18606293 gene encoding 14 kDa proline-rich protein DC2.15, producing MASKRSASLALFFALNILFFSLVSACGSCPSPKPKPKPKPTPCSSPSTPCPTPSGGGKCPRDALKLGICADLLGGLLNVTVGKPPVQPCCSLIQGLADLEAAVCLCTAIKANILGINLNIPVSLSLLLNVCSKNVPSGFQCS from the coding sequence ATGGCTTCAAAAAGATCAGCATCACTTGCTCTCTTTTTTGCACTTaatatccttttcttttccctaGTCAGTGCTTGTGGTTCCTGCCCTTCCCccaaaccaaaaccaaaaccaaagcCCACTCCCTGTTCATCTCCATCCACTCCCTGTCCAACTCCATCTGGAGGAGGCAAGTGCCCCAGGGATGCCCTTAAATTAGGTATATGTGCTGATCTGCTTGGTGGTTTGCTCAATGTCACCGTCGGTAAACCTCCCGTGCAGCCATGCTGCTCCCTAATCCAAGGCCTTGCTGATCTTGAGGCCGCTGTTTGCCTTTGCACAGCTATCAAAGCTAACATTTTGGGCATCAACCTTAACATCCCAGTTTCCCTCAGCTTGCTTCTCAACGTCTGCTCAAAGAATGTTCCTTCTGGCTTCCAATGCTCATAA
- the LOC18606294 gene encoding 14 kDa proline-rich protein DC2.15 produces MDSKRCSSTILLLAINLLFFTLVSGCNTCVQPRPNPNPRPTPSPPTKSCPRDALKLGVCAKLLNGTIGGVVGNPPDTPCCSVLSGLVDLEAAVCLCTAIKANVLGININIPISLSLLINTCGKQLPSDFICA; encoded by the coding sequence ATGGATTCCAAAAGATGTTCATCAACCATTCTCCTTCTCGCTATCAACCTTCTCTTCTTCACCCTTGTAAGTGGGTGCAACACTTGTGTTCAGCCTAGACCGAACCCAAACCCTAGACCAACTCCTTCTCCTCCCACGAAAAGCTGCCCTAGAGATGCTCTGAAGCTAGGGGTTTGTGCCAAGTTGCTGAATGGAACAATCGGTGGAGTGGTTGGAAACCCTCCAGATACTCCCTGCTGCTCGGTGCTATCAGGGCTTGTCGATCTCGAAGCGGCTGTGTGCCTTTGCACAGCCATTAAAGCTAACGTTCTTGGCATTAACATTAACATTCCCATTTCGTTGAGCTTGCTCATCAACACTTGTGGGAAGCAGCTACCATCTGACTTCATTTGTGCTTAA
- the LOC18606295 gene encoding protein NRT1/ PTR FAMILY 6.3, with the protein MSLPVTQGKTLPDAWDYKGSPAERSKSGGWTSAAMILGVEACERLTTLGIAVNLVTYLTGTMHLGNATSATTVTNFLGTSFMLCLFGGFIADTFLGRYLTIGIFATVQATGVTILTISTVIPSLRPPKCSMDNPTTCTQASGIQLIILYLALYLTALGTGGLKSSVSGFGSDQFDDSDPEERSQMTNFFNWFFFFINIGSLGSVTILVYIQDNLGREWGYGICACAIVIGLVVFLSGTRRYRFKKLVGSPLTQIAAVFVAAWKKRHLELPSDPSLLFNIDDAAEGLKKKQKLPHSKQFRFLDRAAIQDSSAPEANKWNLATLTDVEEVKLVIRMLPIWATTIIFWTVYAQMTTFSVSQATTMDRHIGIFQIPPASLTVFFVASILVTVPIYDRLIAPIARKVLKNPQGLTPLQRIGVGLVLSIIAMIAAAMTEIKRLRVARSHGLTNDRAVEIPLSVFWLVPQFLFVGAGEAFTYIGQLDFFLRECPKGMKTMSTGLFLSTLSLGFFVSSLLVTIVHKVTGNKKPWLPDNLNQGRLYDFYWLLAILSSLNMAIYLVFAKWYVYKDKRLADEGIELEEAEPTFH; encoded by the exons ATGTCCCTCCCTGTAACACAAGGGAAAACCCTCCCTGATGCCTGGGACTACAAGGGCAGCCCCGCCGAGAGGTCCAAGTCCGGTGGCTGGACCAGTGCCGCCATGATTCTAGGTGTTGAGGCATGTGAGAGGCTAACAACGTTAGGTATCGCTGTTAATTTGGTAACGTATTTGACGGGCACCATGCATTTGGGCAATGCTACCTCTGCCACCACCGTGACCAACTTCCTTGGCACCTCCTTCATGCTCTGTCTCTTTGGTGGTTTTATCGCAGACACTTTTCTTGGCAG ATATCTCACGATTGGAATCTTCGCCACCGTTCAGGCAACT GGCGTCACCATCTTGACAATCTCAACAGTAATCCCGAGCCTGAGGCCCCCTAAGTGCAGCATGGACAACCCCACAACTTGCACCCAAGCAAGCGGCATACAACTCATTATTCTCTACTTAGCCCTGTACCTGACCGCCCTTGGCACCGGCGGTCTCAAATCCAGCGTCTCGGGGTTTGGGTCTGACCAATTCGATGACTCAGACCCTGAAGAGAGATCCCAGATGACAAACTTCTTTAACtggttcttcttcttcataaACATAGGGTCACTCGGTTCGGTCACCATTCTGGTGTACATCCAGGACAATTTAGGGCGTGAATGGGGCTACGGTATTTGTGCTTGTGCTATCGTGATAGGGCTGGTCGTGTTTCTATCGGGAACCAGGCGATACCGTTTCAAGAAATTGGTGGGGAGCCCCTTGACTCAAATTGCCGCAGTGTTTGTTGCTGCCTGGAAGAAGAGGCATTTGGAGTTGCCATCTGATCCGTCGTTGCTTTTCAATATTGATGATGCAGCTGAGGGATTGAAGAAGAAGCAAAAGTTGCCCCACAGCAAGCAGTTCCG TTTCCTGGACAGGGCAGCAATCCAGGACTCATCAGCTCCTGAGGCAAACAAGTGGAACTTAGCTACCCTAACAGATGTTGAAGAAGTGAAACTGGTGATAAGAATGTTACCCATTTGGGCAACCACCATCATATTTTGGACCGTGTATGCCCAAATGACAACATTTTCAGTGTCTCAGGCAACTACCATGGACCGTCACATTGGCATATTCCAAATACCACCAGCATCACTCACAGTTTTCTTCGTTGCTAGCATTCTCGTGACTGTCCCAATTTACGACAGGCTCATTGCTCCAATTGCAAGAAAAGTTCTCAAAAACCCACAAGGGCTAACCCCTTTGCAAAGGATCGGAGTCGGTTTAGTTTTGTCCATTATCGCAATGATAGCAGCAGCAATGACAGAAATAAAGCGACTGAGAGTCGCAAGATCGCATGGTCTTACAAATGATCGGGCGGTTGAAATCCCATTAAGTGTCTTCTGGCTGGTCCCTCAGTTTTTGTTTGTGGGGGCTGGTGAGGCCTTTACATACATAGGGCAGCTTGACTTTTTCTTAAGGGAGTGTCCGAAAGGGATGAAAACAATGAGTACAGGTTTATTTTTGAGTACCCTTTCGTTAGGATTTTTCGTTAGCTCTTTGTTGGTTACTATAGTTCACAAGGTCACTGGAAACAAGAAGCCATGGCTGCCGGACAACCTGAACCAAGGGAGGCTTTATGATTTCTACTGGCTCTTGGCAATTTTGAGTAGTTTGAACATGGCAATTTACTTGGTTTTCGCTAAATGGTATGTGTACAAGGACAAGAGGCTTGCTGATGAAGGAATTGAATTAGAAGAAGCAGAACCTACCTTCCATTAA